The proteins below are encoded in one region of Chrysemys picta bellii isolate R12L10 chromosome 4, ASM1138683v2, whole genome shotgun sequence:
- the LOC135982993 gene encoding serine/threonine-protein phosphatase 6 regulatory subunit 3-like, with translation MEASSDGEDDVENADKVTETVMNGSMKETLSLTVDSKTETAVFKSEEGKLSTSQDVSCKYVVEENTEAVEENPATPQPDSSSPEQR, from the exons ATGGAGGCCAGCTCAGATGGAGAAGATGATGTGGAAAATGCAGACAAGGTAACTGAGACAGTAATGAATGGCAGCATGAAGGAAACACTGAGCCTTACTGTAGATTCTAAAACTGAAACAGCTGTCTTCAAAAG TGAGGAAGGAAAATTGTCTACCTCGCAAGATGTTTCTTGTAAATATGTGGTGGAGGAGAACACAGAAGCTGTAGAAGAAAATCCTGCTACTCCACAGCCTGATAGCAGCAGTCCAGAACAGAGGTAA